From Portunus trituberculatus isolate SZX2019 chromosome 50, ASM1759143v1, whole genome shotgun sequence, the proteins below share one genomic window:
- the LOC123500112 gene encoding pre-mRNA-splicing factor ATP-dependent RNA helicase PRP16-like isoform X2, translating into MSDILEGSSGGSGGLVVRKVRDNDATFKRPAPPRGSLLGLDKLAALRKKMREDKSDTLPSSKHKHASSSSSSDSDEENGVGQKVKGKEREYRSRYDETPTYTGGVDRAARERIAEKQRQQRERGVAASSKGKKERVDGRSGDRRPRDRNRDRDRDRDRGMGRDRERSHLRRDYSERSVRRDESERSLHDWSERSLRTPRFSDAPETPRIPGVKDTPSHSPWDEDDNTPYKVSSWDLPTPSSGQRRHKDNDWSLRGVPQRTPLPTPSYKDNAWMEGHKAAANFEDEEERARWEEEERRLDRQWYALDQGYDDTNNPFADVSAEYERKKTEKVEKSKRKMSAKQRQVHKDNELWETNRMLTSGVVQKVDYDEDFEEEFTNRVHILVHNIVPPFLDGRIVFTKQPEPVVPVRDSTSDMAQVSRKGSAAVRARREQRERRKAARKEWELAGTQLGNLIGVKKEDEKDDRHIEEGQTDYKADQKFAEHMKGTSEAASDFARRKTIQEQRQFLPVFAVREELLRIIRENSVVVVVGETGSGKTTQLTQYLHEDGYSSRGVIGCTQPRRVAAMSVAKRVSDEMRTRLGDEVGYAIRFEDCTNEQTVIKYMTDGILLRESLRESDLDHYSAIIMDEAHERSLSTDVLFGLLREVVARRTDLRLIVTSATMDAHKFSAFFGEVPVFNIPGRTFPVETFFSRHVVEDYVEAAVKQSLQIHLQHEEGDVLVFMPGQEDIEVTCELLVEKLAEIDNAPQLAVLPIYSQLPSDLQAKIFQRAPDGLRKCVVATNIAETSLTVDGIKYVVDSGYCKLKVFNPRVGMDGLQVYPVSQANANQRKGRAGRTGPGMCYRLYTERQYKDELLECTVPEIQRTNLANVVLLLKSLGVEDLLKFHFMDPPPQDNLLNSQYQLWTLGALDNTGLLTQLGRAMVEFPLDPALSKMLLAGVDMACSEEILTIVSMLSVPALFYRPKGREEEADAMREKFQVPESDHLTFLNIYRQWRLQQYSSGWCTKHFLHFKALKKVREVRQQLHDIMDQQRLSMTSCGTDEDLVRKCVCAAYFHQACRLKGIGEYVNLRTGTPCHLHPTSALFGMGYTPDYIVYHELVMTSKEYMQCVTAVEGNWLAEVGDKFYSVNEGGASRMEKRRQALAHKAAMEAEMDRAQDTLKARAEERKRQQESARRQQVYDMGTPRRQNTSARFGI; encoded by the coding sequence ATGTCAGACATCTTGGAGGGCAGCAGTGGTGGGTCAGGCGGTCTTGTGGTTCGCAAAGTCCGGGACAATGATGCCACTTTCAAGCGACCAGCACCTCCGCGTGGCTCCTTGCTGGGCCTGGATAAGCTAGCAGCACTGAGGAAAAAGATGCGTGAGGACAAATCTGACACTCTCCCATCCTCCAAACATAAacatgcatcctcctcctcctccagtgattCGGATGAGGAAAATGGTGTAGGCCAGAAAGTGAAAGGCAAGGAGAGGGAGTACCGTAGTAGGTATGATGAGACGCCAACCTACACAGGTGGAGTGGACCGAGCAGCACGGGAAAGGATTGCAGagaagcagcggcagcagcgggaGAGAGGTGTGGCAGCCTCCAGCAagggcaagaaagagagagttgaTGGCCGCAGTGGAGACAGGAGGCccagagatagaaatagagacagagatagagacagagatagaggcatgggaagagacagggagagaagccATCTCCGCCGTGACTACAGTGAGAGGAGCGTACGGCGTGATGAGTCTGAACGATCCTTGCATGACTGGTCAGAACGATCCTTGCGCACTCCAAGATTCTCTGATGCCCCAGAGACGCCTCGCATCCCTGGAGTGAAGGATACCCCATCTCATTCCCCTTGGGATGAAGACGACAACACGCCCTACAAGGTGTCCTCTTGGGACCTGCCCACTCCCTCCAGTGGCCAGCGGCGCCACAAGGACAATGACTGGTCCCTGCGAGGAGTCCCACAGCGCACTCCCCTGCCCACACCCTCCTACAAGGACAACGCTTGGATGGAGGGACACAAGGCTGCTGCAAATtttgaggatgaggaggagcgtgcacgctgggaggaggaggagcggcgcCTGGACCGGCAGTGGTATGCACTGGACCAGGGCTATGACGACACCAACAACCCCTTTGCCGATGTGTCTGCCGAGTATGAGCggaagaagacagagaaggtggagaagagcAAAAGGAAGATGAGCGCCAAGCAGCGTCAGGTTCACAAGGACAATGAGCTGTGGGAGACGAACCGCATGCTGACCAGTGGTGTCGTACAAAAAGTGGATTATGATGAAGATTTTGAGGAGGAATTTACCAATCGAGTCCATATCCTGGTGCACAACATCGTGCCGCCCTTCCTGGACGGCCGCATTGTGTTCACCAAGCAGCCTGAGCCGGTGGTGCCAGTCCGGGACTCCACCTCAGACATGGCCCAGGTGTCCCGCAAGGGGTCAGCTGCCGTGCGTGCCAGGCGGGAACAGCGTGAGCGGCGCAAGGCGGCTCGCAAGGAGTGGGAGCTAGCAGGCACCCAGCTGGGGAACTTGATcggtgtgaagaaggaggatgagaaagacgaTCGGCACATTGAGGAGGGACAGACAGACTATAAGGCAGACCAGAAGTTTGCTGAGCACATGAAGGGTACCAGTGAGGCAGCAAGTGACTTCGCACGCCGCAAGACGATCCAGGAGCAGCGGCAGTTTCTTCCCGTGTTTGCCGTGCGGGAGGAGCTGCTGCGGATCATTCGGGAGaactcggtggtggtggtggtgggtgagacGGGCAGCGGCAAGACCACCCAGCTGACCCAGTACCTGCATGAAGATGGCTACAGCTCTCGGGGAGTGATAGGTTGCACTCAGCCACGCCGTGTGGCAGCCATGTCTGTGGCCAAGCGTGTGTCTGATGAGATGAGGACTCGCCTCGGGGATGAGGTGGGGTATGCAATTCGCTTTGAAGATTGCACCAATGAACAGACAGTCATCAAGTACATGACAGATGGCATATTGTTAAGGGAATCACTGCGGGAGAGTGATCTGGACCACTACAGTGCCATCATCATGGACGAGGCACACGAACGCTCACTGAGTACCGACGTGCTATTTGGTCTGCTAAGAGAGGTGGTTGCGCGTCGCACCGACCTCAGGCTCATTGTCACCTCAGCCACCATGGATGCCCACAAGTTCTCAGCTTTCTTTGGAGAGGTTCCTGTCTTCAACATTCCCGGTCGCACATTCCCTGTGGAAACGTTCTTCTCCCGGCATGTGGTGGAGGACTATGTGGAGGCGGCAGTGAAGCAGTCACTGCAGATCCACCTCCAGCATGAGGAAGGCGACGTGCTGGTCTTCATGCCGGGCCAGGAGGACATCGAGGTGACTTGTGAGCTGTTGGTGGAGAAGCTGGCGGAGATTGACAATGCTCCACAGCTGGCTGTCCTGCCCATCTACTCCCAGCTGCCCTCGGACCTGCAGGCCAAGATATTCCAACGAGCACCAGATGGCCTTAGGAAGTGTGTGGTAGCCACCAACATTGCCGAGACGTCCCTCACCGTGGACGGTATCAAGTACGTGGTTGATTCAGGCTACTGCAAGCTGAAGGTGTTCAATCCCAGGGTGGGTATGGACGGTCTGCAGGTGTATCCAGTGTCGCAGGCCAACGCCAACCAACGCAAGGGGCGAGCTGGCCGTACGGGCCCTGGCATGTGCTACCGTCTGTACACAGAGCGGCAGTACAAGGACGAACTGCTAGAGTGCACCGTGCCAGAGATCCAGCGCACCAACCTGGCCAATGTCGTGCTGCTGCTCAAGTCCCTGGGTGTGGAGGACCTGCTCAAGTTCCACTTCATGGATCCCCCACCACAGGACAATTTGCTCAACTCCCAGTATCAGCTGTGGACTCTGGGGGCTCTGGACAACACAGGCTTGCTGACACAACTGGGCCGTGCCATGGTGGAGTTCCCACTGGATCCAGCATTGTCCAAGATGTTGTTGGCCGGTGTGGACATGGCCTGCTCTGAGGAGATTCTCACCATTGTGTCCATGCTGTCTGTGCCAGCTCTCTTCTATCGGCCCAAAGGACGTGAAGAAGAGGCAGACGCGATGAGGGAAAAGTTCCAGGTACCAGAGTCAGACCACCTCACCTTCCTCAACATCTACCGACAGTGGCGGCTGCAGCAGTACTCCTCAGGCTGGTGCACCAAGCACTTCTTGCACTTCAAGGCTCTCAAGAAGGTGCGAGAGGTGCGGCAGCAGCTGCATGACATTATGGACCAGCAGCGACTTAGCATGACCAGTTGCGGCACGGATGAGGACCTggtgaggaagtgtgtgtgtgccgcctaCTTCCACCAAGCATGTCGACTCAAGGGCATTGGCGAGTATGTGAACCTCCGCACAGGCACACCCTGCCACTTGCACCCTACCTCGGCACTGTTTGGCATGGGGTACACGCCTGACTACATCGTGTACCACGAGTTGGTGATGACCAGCAAGGAGTACATGCAGTGTGTGACAGCCGTAGAGGGTAATTGGCTGGCTGAGGTGGGTGACAAGTTCTACAGTGTGAATGAGGGTGGTGCCTCGCGCATGGAGAAGCGGAGGCAGGCATTAGCACACAAGGCGGCCATGGAGGCAGAGATGGACCGCGCACAGGACACTCTCAAGGCCCGGGCTGAGGAGCGCAAGCGGCAGCAGGAATCAGCACGGCGCCAGCAAGTATACGACATGGGTACACCACGCCGCCAGAACACCTCAGCACGGTTTGGCATCTGA
- the LOC123500112 gene encoding pre-mRNA-splicing factor ATP-dependent RNA helicase PRP16-like isoform X1, translating into MKFKPLKKVAMSDILEGSSGGSGGLVVRKVRDNDATFKRPAPPRGSLLGLDKLAALRKKMREDKSDTLPSSKHKHASSSSSSDSDEENGVGQKVKGKEREYRSRYDETPTYTGGVDRAARERIAEKQRQQRERGVAASSKGKKERVDGRSGDRRPRDRNRDRDRDRDRGMGRDRERSHLRRDYSERSVRRDESERSLHDWSERSLRTPRFSDAPETPRIPGVKDTPSHSPWDEDDNTPYKVSSWDLPTPSSGQRRHKDNDWSLRGVPQRTPLPTPSYKDNAWMEGHKAAANFEDEEERARWEEEERRLDRQWYALDQGYDDTNNPFADVSAEYERKKTEKVEKSKRKMSAKQRQVHKDNELWETNRMLTSGVVQKVDYDEDFEEEFTNRVHILVHNIVPPFLDGRIVFTKQPEPVVPVRDSTSDMAQVSRKGSAAVRARREQRERRKAARKEWELAGTQLGNLIGVKKEDEKDDRHIEEGQTDYKADQKFAEHMKGTSEAASDFARRKTIQEQRQFLPVFAVREELLRIIRENSVVVVVGETGSGKTTQLTQYLHEDGYSSRGVIGCTQPRRVAAMSVAKRVSDEMRTRLGDEVGYAIRFEDCTNEQTVIKYMTDGILLRESLRESDLDHYSAIIMDEAHERSLSTDVLFGLLREVVARRTDLRLIVTSATMDAHKFSAFFGEVPVFNIPGRTFPVETFFSRHVVEDYVEAAVKQSLQIHLQHEEGDVLVFMPGQEDIEVTCELLVEKLAEIDNAPQLAVLPIYSQLPSDLQAKIFQRAPDGLRKCVVATNIAETSLTVDGIKYVVDSGYCKLKVFNPRVGMDGLQVYPVSQANANQRKGRAGRTGPGMCYRLYTERQYKDELLECTVPEIQRTNLANVVLLLKSLGVEDLLKFHFMDPPPQDNLLNSQYQLWTLGALDNTGLLTQLGRAMVEFPLDPALSKMLLAGVDMACSEEILTIVSMLSVPALFYRPKGREEEADAMREKFQVPESDHLTFLNIYRQWRLQQYSSGWCTKHFLHFKALKKVREVRQQLHDIMDQQRLSMTSCGTDEDLVRKCVCAAYFHQACRLKGIGEYVNLRTGTPCHLHPTSALFGMGYTPDYIVYHELVMTSKEYMQCVTAVEGNWLAEVGDKFYSVNEGGASRMEKRRQALAHKAAMEAEMDRAQDTLKARAEERKRQQESARRQQVYDMGTPRRQNTSARFGI; encoded by the coding sequence GTGGCCATGTCAGACATCTTGGAGGGCAGCAGTGGTGGGTCAGGCGGTCTTGTGGTTCGCAAAGTCCGGGACAATGATGCCACTTTCAAGCGACCAGCACCTCCGCGTGGCTCCTTGCTGGGCCTGGATAAGCTAGCAGCACTGAGGAAAAAGATGCGTGAGGACAAATCTGACACTCTCCCATCCTCCAAACATAAacatgcatcctcctcctcctccagtgattCGGATGAGGAAAATGGTGTAGGCCAGAAAGTGAAAGGCAAGGAGAGGGAGTACCGTAGTAGGTATGATGAGACGCCAACCTACACAGGTGGAGTGGACCGAGCAGCACGGGAAAGGATTGCAGagaagcagcggcagcagcgggaGAGAGGTGTGGCAGCCTCCAGCAagggcaagaaagagagagttgaTGGCCGCAGTGGAGACAGGAGGCccagagatagaaatagagacagagatagagacagagatagaggcatgggaagagacagggagagaagccATCTCCGCCGTGACTACAGTGAGAGGAGCGTACGGCGTGATGAGTCTGAACGATCCTTGCATGACTGGTCAGAACGATCCTTGCGCACTCCAAGATTCTCTGATGCCCCAGAGACGCCTCGCATCCCTGGAGTGAAGGATACCCCATCTCATTCCCCTTGGGATGAAGACGACAACACGCCCTACAAGGTGTCCTCTTGGGACCTGCCCACTCCCTCCAGTGGCCAGCGGCGCCACAAGGACAATGACTGGTCCCTGCGAGGAGTCCCACAGCGCACTCCCCTGCCCACACCCTCCTACAAGGACAACGCTTGGATGGAGGGACACAAGGCTGCTGCAAATtttgaggatgaggaggagcgtgcacgctgggaggaggaggagcggcgcCTGGACCGGCAGTGGTATGCACTGGACCAGGGCTATGACGACACCAACAACCCCTTTGCCGATGTGTCTGCCGAGTATGAGCggaagaagacagagaaggtggagaagagcAAAAGGAAGATGAGCGCCAAGCAGCGTCAGGTTCACAAGGACAATGAGCTGTGGGAGACGAACCGCATGCTGACCAGTGGTGTCGTACAAAAAGTGGATTATGATGAAGATTTTGAGGAGGAATTTACCAATCGAGTCCATATCCTGGTGCACAACATCGTGCCGCCCTTCCTGGACGGCCGCATTGTGTTCACCAAGCAGCCTGAGCCGGTGGTGCCAGTCCGGGACTCCACCTCAGACATGGCCCAGGTGTCCCGCAAGGGGTCAGCTGCCGTGCGTGCCAGGCGGGAACAGCGTGAGCGGCGCAAGGCGGCTCGCAAGGAGTGGGAGCTAGCAGGCACCCAGCTGGGGAACTTGATcggtgtgaagaaggaggatgagaaagacgaTCGGCACATTGAGGAGGGACAGACAGACTATAAGGCAGACCAGAAGTTTGCTGAGCACATGAAGGGTACCAGTGAGGCAGCAAGTGACTTCGCACGCCGCAAGACGATCCAGGAGCAGCGGCAGTTTCTTCCCGTGTTTGCCGTGCGGGAGGAGCTGCTGCGGATCATTCGGGAGaactcggtggtggtggtggtgggtgagacGGGCAGCGGCAAGACCACCCAGCTGACCCAGTACCTGCATGAAGATGGCTACAGCTCTCGGGGAGTGATAGGTTGCACTCAGCCACGCCGTGTGGCAGCCATGTCTGTGGCCAAGCGTGTGTCTGATGAGATGAGGACTCGCCTCGGGGATGAGGTGGGGTATGCAATTCGCTTTGAAGATTGCACCAATGAACAGACAGTCATCAAGTACATGACAGATGGCATATTGTTAAGGGAATCACTGCGGGAGAGTGATCTGGACCACTACAGTGCCATCATCATGGACGAGGCACACGAACGCTCACTGAGTACCGACGTGCTATTTGGTCTGCTAAGAGAGGTGGTTGCGCGTCGCACCGACCTCAGGCTCATTGTCACCTCAGCCACCATGGATGCCCACAAGTTCTCAGCTTTCTTTGGAGAGGTTCCTGTCTTCAACATTCCCGGTCGCACATTCCCTGTGGAAACGTTCTTCTCCCGGCATGTGGTGGAGGACTATGTGGAGGCGGCAGTGAAGCAGTCACTGCAGATCCACCTCCAGCATGAGGAAGGCGACGTGCTGGTCTTCATGCCGGGCCAGGAGGACATCGAGGTGACTTGTGAGCTGTTGGTGGAGAAGCTGGCGGAGATTGACAATGCTCCACAGCTGGCTGTCCTGCCCATCTACTCCCAGCTGCCCTCGGACCTGCAGGCCAAGATATTCCAACGAGCACCAGATGGCCTTAGGAAGTGTGTGGTAGCCACCAACATTGCCGAGACGTCCCTCACCGTGGACGGTATCAAGTACGTGGTTGATTCAGGCTACTGCAAGCTGAAGGTGTTCAATCCCAGGGTGGGTATGGACGGTCTGCAGGTGTATCCAGTGTCGCAGGCCAACGCCAACCAACGCAAGGGGCGAGCTGGCCGTACGGGCCCTGGCATGTGCTACCGTCTGTACACAGAGCGGCAGTACAAGGACGAACTGCTAGAGTGCACCGTGCCAGAGATCCAGCGCACCAACCTGGCCAATGTCGTGCTGCTGCTCAAGTCCCTGGGTGTGGAGGACCTGCTCAAGTTCCACTTCATGGATCCCCCACCACAGGACAATTTGCTCAACTCCCAGTATCAGCTGTGGACTCTGGGGGCTCTGGACAACACAGGCTTGCTGACACAACTGGGCCGTGCCATGGTGGAGTTCCCACTGGATCCAGCATTGTCCAAGATGTTGTTGGCCGGTGTGGACATGGCCTGCTCTGAGGAGATTCTCACCATTGTGTCCATGCTGTCTGTGCCAGCTCTCTTCTATCGGCCCAAAGGACGTGAAGAAGAGGCAGACGCGATGAGGGAAAAGTTCCAGGTACCAGAGTCAGACCACCTCACCTTCCTCAACATCTACCGACAGTGGCGGCTGCAGCAGTACTCCTCAGGCTGGTGCACCAAGCACTTCTTGCACTTCAAGGCTCTCAAGAAGGTGCGAGAGGTGCGGCAGCAGCTGCATGACATTATGGACCAGCAGCGACTTAGCATGACCAGTTGCGGCACGGATGAGGACCTggtgaggaagtgtgtgtgtgccgcctaCTTCCACCAAGCATGTCGACTCAAGGGCATTGGCGAGTATGTGAACCTCCGCACAGGCACACCCTGCCACTTGCACCCTACCTCGGCACTGTTTGGCATGGGGTACACGCCTGACTACATCGTGTACCACGAGTTGGTGATGACCAGCAAGGAGTACATGCAGTGTGTGACAGCCGTAGAGGGTAATTGGCTGGCTGAGGTGGGTGACAAGTTCTACAGTGTGAATGAGGGTGGTGCCTCGCGCATGGAGAAGCGGAGGCAGGCATTAGCACACAAGGCGGCCATGGAGGCAGAGATGGACCGCGCACAGGACACTCTCAAGGCCCGGGCTGAGGAGCGCAAGCGGCAGCAGGAATCAGCACGGCGCCAGCAAGTATACGACATGGGTACACCACGCCGCCAGAACACCTCAGCACGGTTTGGCATCTGA